One Bacteroidota bacterium genomic window carries:
- a CDS encoding beta-lactamase family protein yields the protein MKKLIPALLLLLVASIGSSQSINIQKLDSLFTALEANNKMMASAVVYKNGKVLYAKAIGYKKIDDKQKLPADIATKYRIGSITKMFTATMIFQLVDEGKLTLDTKLDKFYVNVPSADKITIGQLLSHHSGLHNFTDDATYGQYHTQKKTQAEILDIIYKLPMDFTPGSRAAYSNTNYVLLGYIIENLTGKTYAEELTTRICAKAGLTNTYYGGAIDIKNNEASSYSFNGQDWEEEAETDMSIPHGAGAIVSTPTDLSKFAEALFQGKLISSTSLEEMKKQDGGYGMGCFTFPFGQRTSYGHTGGIDAFSSMLGYFPSDSLSAAITINGPNYSMNDVMIALLSVAFGKPYEVPPIGKVALTPEKLTAYEGLYAAENFPLKITIKAVSGALTAQATGQGAFPLDANSETTFTFSAAGIRMDFIIEEGGEINKFNFSQGGGKYLFEKLK from the coding sequence ATGAAAAAACTGATACCCGCTTTATTGCTGTTGTTAGTTGCCTCTATAGGTAGCTCGCAATCTATTAATATTCAGAAATTAGACAGCCTTTTCACTGCCCTTGAGGCAAACAACAAAATGATGGCCAGTGCCGTGGTTTATAAAAACGGCAAGGTGTTGTATGCAAAGGCAATAGGGTATAAAAAGATAGATGATAAACAAAAGCTGCCGGCTGATATTGCTACTAAATACCGCATAGGGTCTATCACAAAAATGTTTACGGCCACAATGATTTTTCAGTTGGTGGATGAGGGGAAGTTAACCCTTGATACCAAGTTGGATAAGTTTTACGTTAATGTGCCGAGTGCGGATAAAATTACCATCGGTCAATTATTAAGCCACCACAGCGGACTGCACAACTTTACAGACGACGCAACCTATGGGCAGTATCATACCCAAAAGAAAACACAGGCAGAAATACTTGACATAATCTACAAACTGCCGATGGATTTTACCCCCGGCTCCCGTGCCGCATACAGCAATACCAACTATGTGCTGTTGGGGTACATTATTGAAAACCTGACAGGGAAAACCTATGCCGAGGAACTTACAACCCGTATTTGTGCAAAAGCAGGACTAACCAATACCTACTACGGGGGAGCAATCGATATTAAAAACAACGAAGCTTCTTCGTACAGTTTTAACGGACAAGATTGGGAGGAAGAAGCCGAAACGGATATGAGTATACCGCACGGGGCAGGAGCTATTGTGAGCACCCCTACTGATTTGAGCAAGTTTGCCGAGGCTTTATTCCAAGGCAAATTAATAAGTAGCACGTCATTAGAAGAGATGAAAAAGCAAGACGGCGGTTATGGAATGGGGTGTTTTACTTTCCCGTTTGGTCAACGCACGTCGTATGGACACACGGGCGGTATAGATGCATTTAGCTCAATGTTGGGGTATTTCCCAAGCGATAGCCTTTCAGCAGCTATAACCATTAACGGTCCTAACTACTCAATGAACGATGTAATGATTGCCTTGTTGAGCGTAGCATTTGGGAAACCTTACGAAGTACCGCCAATAGGCAAAGTTGCCCTTACTCCTGAAAAACTTACCGCGTATGAGGGATTGTATGCGGCTGAAAATTTCCCCCTAAAGATTACCATAAAAGCAGTGAGCGGTGCATTAACGGCACAGGCAACAGGGCAGGGGGCATTTCCGTTGGATGCAAATTCTGAAACCACTTTTACCTTTAGTGCAGCAGGAATAAGAATGGATTTTATTATTGAAGAGGGTGGCGAGATAAACAAGTTTAACTTTAGCCAAGGCGGGGGTAAATACTTGTTTGAGAAACTTAAGTAG
- a CDS encoding T9SS type A sorting domain-containing protein yields the protein MKRTFTFLTTMGIALLFVLPLSAQKKQMSYYTEQFKDGKFIPKDTGIYTYDNNGRLATETTQNFDESKAAWVNYSKAEFFYNSNGDRDYYDWNLHDGTQWYPFLRYSYQYDQDKKLKTVYDLRYFNGNWRNNSKEEYVYTTDGKQDTVTNYNLDTLGNATPFYRSYYSYNAKGNVHTTIYELWNKTSSSWSLFQRYTYQYDSLDRERLLEIDLYMNSKWVKSYNYTYIYGSDGLLRQWVRFDHDPGRVIQIGHIIYEFDGPLSAKAIGQTPVNVFPNPATSNVTFTWEGAGNNTIEVFDITGKPVWVGNNIEGNSVTLNTTELTNGIYVYTLNNIANGTRGTGRLVINK from the coding sequence ATGAAAAGAACATTTACTTTTTTAACAACAATGGGTATTGCTTTGTTGTTTGTGTTACCCCTTTCTGCGCAAAAAAAGCAGATGAGCTATTATACCGAACAATTTAAGGACGGTAAGTTTATACCTAAAGATACAGGGATATATACTTATGACAACAATGGCAGGCTTGCCACAGAAACCACCCAAAATTTCGATGAATCTAAAGCTGCTTGGGTAAACTATTCCAAAGCGGAGTTTTTTTATAACTCAAACGGAGACAGGGACTACTATGATTGGAATCTACACGATGGTACGCAATGGTATCCGTTTTTACGTTATTCATACCAATATGATCAGGATAAGAAATTAAAAACCGTTTATGATTTGCGTTATTTTAATGGAAATTGGAGGAATAACTCAAAAGAAGAATACGTTTACACTACAGATGGCAAACAAGATACCGTTACCAATTACAATCTTGATACGTTAGGTAATGCCACACCTTTCTATCGTAGTTATTACAGCTACAATGCAAAGGGGAATGTTCATACCACTATATACGAGCTTTGGAACAAAACCTCTTCATCCTGGAGTTTGTTCCAAAGATATACCTACCAATACGATAGTCTTGATAGGGAACGCTTACTTGAAATTGATTTGTATATGAATTCAAAGTGGGTGAAGTCGTATAACTATACATACATTTATGGAAGCGATGGTTTATTGCGACAGTGGGTGCGATTTGATCATGATCCGGGCAGAGTAATTCAAATAGGGCATATTATTTATGAGTTTGATGGCCCGCTTTCAGCAAAGGCGATTGGGCAAACACCTGTGAATGTGTTCCCCAATCCGGCTACCTCTAATGTAACATTTACTTGGGAAGGTGCAGGGAATAACACCATTGAAGTGTTTGATATCACAGGGAAACCGGTATGGGTAGGCAACAACATAGAGGGTAACTCAGTAACTCTTAACACCACTGAATTAACCAACGGCATATATGTGTACACTCTAAACAATATCGCCAACGGTACGCGTGGCACAGGCCGTTTGGTAATCAATAAATAA
- a CDS encoding T9SS type A sorting domain-containing protein, translated as MKLFNTPKSIVRTALAAVMVLPALAGYSQYDVEIKASTNVYITGGTIVAFKGTNWVSASNVQGNGPVIFNATAAQNVNMQNRSLSGITVNNNNNVTMLDSMTVANTTLFSQGNLLLGNFRITQSGKVEGQGSTGRFKANGNSIMVFDGSGGNDTMFLDQTTPNETNRLKDLTINRSGATVVCGDTAQIRGVVYHLAGSLDANDKRLKLKALSPTQYGQVAGIGTGTIEDTMYMEMQVGDGVQSSLEQWRHFTSPLKDATLSNELNDDITLFYSPASHWNVWNFDQTRLVNSWRPVTADETMHNKHYAIYLWPLSYGFQPSAASFMIDINGTYPGTGNFTTMLGRNNPNGYTGQGYDDTVGWHMIANPYPSGISCQEQADLEGGSSYYVWDISGTWDDSVGCGGCKKRGVYSMYRAENGLVANGGRSVIPPFHVFYVRAAIDSASFTVNNSWRTTDSMYNNIGRKTNDFDMLRIKVKSPEKVSDEAYLWFDQFRGNNKFDRLDAHKLKNDPYAPNLYTLTEDGKSAVFNVLKEIKDDFYSVEMPFESKLDGTFEMDFEFTNPYQVDEIILEDRKTGTKTDILLNKKYNFAHTSTNQANRFVLHFKKTNSNGVFEDYLSSKNPIEISTDTRSIYVRFPVIKDAGAEINVYDMLGRKVMETRKVTTDSELYIISGEGLSAGFYTVKVQSGTEFKSAPVFIGGN; from the coding sequence ATGAAACTGTTTAACACGCCCAAAAGTATCGTAAGGACAGCACTTGCTGCTGTGATGGTATTGCCGGCCCTTGCAGGATACTCACAATACGATGTTGAGATAAAAGCATCAACCAACGTTTACATAACCGGAGGCACAATCGTAGCTTTTAAAGGCACCAACTGGGTCTCTGCTTCAAATGTACAAGGAAACGGCCCGGTGATATTTAACGCAACGGCCGCCCAAAACGTTAACATGCAAAATAGGTCGCTATCAGGTATTACTGTTAATAATAATAACAACGTTACCATGCTTGATAGCATGACTGTGGCCAATACAACATTGTTTTCTCAAGGCAACTTACTGTTGGGCAACTTCCGTATTACTCAAAGTGGTAAGGTGGAAGGGCAAGGAAGTACCGGACGCTTTAAGGCGAATGGAAACTCAATAATGGTGTTTGATGGTTCAGGCGGTAATGATACAATGTTTTTAGATCAAACTACCCCTAACGAAACCAACAGGCTTAAAGATTTAACCATAAATCGTTCAGGTGCTACAGTGGTTTGCGGTGATACAGCCCAAATTCGCGGTGTAGTATATCACTTGGCAGGCTCACTGGATGCTAATGATAAACGCTTAAAACTTAAGGCTCTTAGCCCTACTCAATACGGACAAGTTGCAGGGATAGGTACTGGAACGATTGAAGACACCATGTACATGGAAATGCAAGTGGGAGATGGGGTACAATCTTCATTAGAACAATGGAGACACTTTACTTCTCCGCTTAAAGATGCGACCCTGAGCAACGAGCTTAACGACGATATTACTTTATTTTACTCTCCTGCTTCTCACTGGAACGTATGGAATTTTGATCAAACACGTTTGGTAAATTCTTGGAGGCCCGTTACAGCCGATGAAACTATGCACAACAAGCACTACGCCATCTACTTGTGGCCGCTTAGCTATGGTTTTCAACCCAGTGCTGCAAGCTTTATGATTGATATTAACGGTACTTACCCGGGTACTGGCAACTTCACAACTATGTTAGGTCGTAATAATCCCAACGGATATACCGGACAGGGATATGATGATACTGTAGGTTGGCACATGATAGCTAATCCATATCCCAGCGGTATCAGCTGCCAAGAGCAAGCTGACCTTGAGGGTGGTAGTTCATACTATGTATGGGATATTAGCGGTACTTGGGATGATAGCGTAGGTTGCGGTGGTTGTAAAAAACGCGGAGTGTACTCAATGTACCGCGCTGAAAACGGACTTGTTGCAAATGGCGGTCGCAGTGTTATTCCCCCGTTCCATGTGTTTTATGTAAGAGCTGCAATCGATAGCGCTTCTTTTACTGTAAACAACAGCTGGCGTACCACAGACTCGATGTATAACAACATCGGACGCAAAACTAACGACTTTGATATGTTGCGTATTAAGGTGAAAAGCCCTGAAAAGGTAAGTGATGAAGCGTATTTATGGTTCGACCAATTTAGGGGTAATAATAAGTTTGACAGGTTGGATGCCCATAAACTGAAAAACGACCCTTATGCTCCTAATCTTTACACTTTGACCGAAGATGGGAAGAGTGCAGTATTTAATGTGTTAAAAGAAATCAAAGATGACTTTTACTCGGTAGAAATGCCTTTTGAATCTAAACTTGATGGAACTTTTGAAATGGATTTTGAGTTTACAAACCCATATCAAGTGGATGAAATTATTTTAGAGGATAGAAAAACAGGAACAAAAACTGATATACTTTTAAATAAAAAATATAATTTTGCACATACAAGTACAAACCAAGCTAACAGGTTTGTTTTGCACTTCAAAAAAACCAATTCAAACGGTGTATTTGAAGACTACTTAAGTAGTAAAAACCCAATTGAAATTAGCACTGATACCCGTAGCATATACGTTCGCTTTCCTGTAATAAAAGACGCAGGAGCTGAAATAAATGTATATGATATGTTGGGTCGTAAGGTGATGGAAACCCGCAAGGTAACTACCGATAGCGAGTTGTATATCATAAGTGGCGAAGGATTGAGCGCAGGATTTTACACAGTTAAAGTACAATCAGGCACAGAATTCAAATCAGCACCCGTTTTTATTGGAGGTAATTAA
- a CDS encoding cytidine deaminase, with product MYQKSTATTLSVFASEGELSENLKEILIKARKNTENSYAPYSKFRVSCALQLTDGTLVMGSNQENIAYPSGLCAERVAIFAAGAQYPHTPPKVIAITATSEKGVVNHPPTSCGACLQVMAEYEKRFNTELTIVLSGESGEVYVAEGVKQFMPWSFASDLV from the coding sequence ATGTATCAGAAAAGTACAGCAACCACATTGAGTGTTTTCGCATCAGAAGGCGAATTATCGGAAAACCTGAAAGAAATACTTATAAAAGCCCGAAAAAATACTGAAAACTCATACGCACCCTACTCTAAATTCAGGGTGAGTTGTGCGTTGCAACTTACCGACGGCACTTTGGTTATGGGCTCCAATCAGGAAAACATTGCGTACCCGTCTGGTCTTTGTGCTGAAAGAGTAGCCATTTTTGCAGCAGGAGCACAATACCCCCACACACCGCCAAAAGTAATTGCCATTACCGCAACATCAGAAAAGGGAGTGGTTAATCACCCTCCTACCTCTTGCGGGGCTTGCCTGCAAGTAATGGCTGAATATGAAAAGCGGTTTAATACCGAGTTGACGATTGTGCTGAGTGGTGAAAGTGGGGAAGTGTATGTTGCCGAAGGGGTGAAACAATTTATGCCGTGGAGTTTTGCCAGCGACTTAGTATAA
- a CDS encoding class I SAM-dependent methyltransferase produces the protein MLLNTALKYLKYYITSVGPHGIHSPFVYELATKILPDKRPYEGYKQAETVRKQLLRDTTLIDVTDYGAGAGNDGKKLYQRAIKDIARTSAKPPKLAKLLHRLCAHYKPKYLLELGTSLGVSTIYQATAVATNHPTNYTFITLEGSESTATIARKNFAECGLENNVQVGVGNFDDTLPLYLKQFPQLDYVFFDGNHRYQPTIDYFHQCLPLAHENTLFVFDDIRWSDEMERAWEEIKNHPQVTVTVDLFFMGLVFFRKGQAKQHFTVRF, from the coding sequence ATTTTGCTCAATACCGCTTTAAAATACCTTAAATACTACATTACATCAGTGGGTCCACACGGCATCCACTCCCCTTTTGTTTACGAACTGGCTACTAAAATTCTGCCTGATAAGCGCCCTTACGAGGGCTACAAACAGGCCGAGACAGTTCGTAAACAATTACTAAGGGATACTACGCTTATCGATGTAACCGACTACGGTGCAGGTGCCGGAAATGACGGCAAAAAATTATATCAACGTGCTATAAAAGATATTGCTCGTACATCGGCCAAACCTCCGAAACTAGCTAAACTGCTTCATCGCTTGTGTGCACACTACAAGCCTAAATACTTGCTTGAATTAGGCACTTCGTTAGGCGTAAGCACCATTTACCAAGCTACGGCAGTTGCAACCAACCACCCTACAAACTACACTTTTATAACGCTTGAGGGAAGCGAAAGCACCGCTACGATTGCCCGCAAAAACTTTGCTGAATGTGGCTTAGAGAACAACGTGCAGGTAGGTGTCGGTAATTTTGATGACACATTGCCTTTGTACTTAAAACAGTTCCCGCAATTAGACTATGTGTTTTTTGACGGAAACCACCGCTATCAACCCACTATCGATTACTTTCACCAATGCCTTCCCTTAGCGCATGAAAACACCTTGTTTGTGTTTGATGATATACGCTGGAGTGACGAAATGGAACGTGCGTGGGAAGAAATTAAAAATCATCCGCAAGTAACGGTTACCGTTGATTTATTCTTTATGGGCCTAGTATTCTTTAGAAAAGGCCAAGCCAAACAACATTTTACTGTACGGTTTTAA
- a CDS encoding hydroxymethylglutaryl-CoA lyase, whose product MQGFSHFIPTDKKIEYINGLLRVGFDTLDFGSFVSPKIIPQMRDTETVLQNLDLSATNTKLLAIVANNQGAETAVSHSAVNYLGFPFSISETFQVRNTNSTIAQSFENVKYIHSLCKDNGKELVIYISMGFGNHYGDPWNTDVVDEWVDKMAGLDIKTISLSDTVGVANPETISYLFGHLIKKYPNIEFGAHLHTRQDNWHEKVQAAWGNGCRRFDGAIKGFGGCPMADDDLVGNMPTEFLIQFMQENNVETGLDIAAFEKSMLLSTTVFI is encoded by the coding sequence ATGCAGGGTTTCAGCCATTTTATACCCACGGATAAAAAGATAGAATATATAAACGGCTTACTGCGTGTGGGCTTTGATACACTTGACTTTGGCAGTTTTGTGTCACCCAAAATCATTCCGCAGATGCGGGATACCGAAACGGTACTTCAAAACCTTGATCTTAGTGCAACCAATACTAAGTTGCTGGCCATTGTAGCCAATAATCAAGGTGCAGAGACAGCCGTTAGTCACAGTGCGGTAAATTATTTGGGCTTTCCCTTTTCTATTTCTGAGACTTTTCAGGTGAGAAATACCAATAGTACCATTGCTCAATCGTTTGAGAATGTGAAGTATATTCACTCGTTGTGCAAGGATAACGGTAAGGAGTTGGTAATATACATTAGCATGGGCTTTGGAAACCATTACGGCGACCCTTGGAACACTGACGTAGTTGACGAATGGGTGGACAAGATGGCAGGGTTAGACATTAAGACCATTTCATTATCAGATACGGTTGGGGTGGCAAATCCTGAAACTATTTCGTATCTGTTCGGGCATCTTATTAAAAAATACCCAAACATTGAGTTTGGTGCACATTTACATACCCGACAAGATAACTGGCACGAGAAAGTGCAAGCCGCCTGGGGCAATGGTTGTCGCCGTTTCGACGGGGCTATTAAAGGTTTTGGCGGCTGCCCGATGGCCGATGATGATTTGGTAGGTAATATGCCAACGGAGTTTCTGATACAGTTTATGCAGGAGAACAACGTTGAAACCGGCCTTGATATCGCAGCGTTTGAAAAAAGTATGCTGCTTTCAACTACAGTGTTTATTTAA
- a CDS encoding T9SS type A sorting domain-containing protein, whose product MTKLTTLLSGIMCAILSIPAIAQPTITSNFNPINGTIGTQAAADTNGVKESAAGANQTYNFSNLSQVGQAVSYTYVLASTTPYASQYQGANLAYAAQSTQGSTGYTYIKTTNNSYELLGVATPDVQYVYTNSQLVMSYPFTYNSTFTDYFEGSGENSQGIETFRKGYTTSTADGYGTLTLPNGTFTNVLRVKTVQDYKDSFDFLGDAFEYKYFFTTYSYYSNDYRLPLLNISYNEITEPFLGSTSVSKSVAFYPNSTTSVQENDLNNISVYPNPASDRFFVNNNNDAEITTVEILDITGKSVLSTPYTAGNGVSTSELPAGIYMVRIWSGELAIGTQRINIVK is encoded by the coding sequence ATGACAAAATTAACTACTCTTTTATCCGGCATTATGTGTGCCATTTTAAGCATCCCCGCTATTGCTCAACCCACAATCACGTCAAATTTTAACCCCATTAACGGTACAATCGGTACACAAGCCGCTGCTGACACTAACGGAGTTAAAGAAAGCGCTGCGGGTGCCAACCAAACTTACAATTTCAGCAACCTTTCACAAGTAGGCCAAGCCGTATCGTACACTTACGTATTGGCAAGCACTACTCCTTATGCTTCACAGTATCAAGGCGCAAACCTTGCTTACGCTGCCCAAAGCACACAAGGCAGTACCGGTTACACATACATAAAGACGACAAATAACTCGTATGAGTTGTTAGGTGTAGCGACTCCTGATGTACAGTATGTTTACACAAACAGTCAACTGGTTATGAGCTATCCTTTTACTTATAACTCAACTTTTACTGATTATTTTGAAGGTTCAGGCGAAAACTCACAAGGCATTGAAACCTTTAGAAAAGGATATACAACAAGTACTGCCGACGGTTACGGAACTCTTACTTTGCCCAACGGTACTTTTACGAATGTGCTGCGTGTGAAAACCGTACAAGACTATAAAGATTCTTTCGATTTTTTAGGTGATGCTTTTGAGTATAAGTACTTCTTTACTACCTACAGTTACTATTCTAACGACTACAGACTGCCTTTGTTAAACATCAGCTATAATGAAATTACAGAACCATTTTTGGGTTCTACATCAGTATCTAAATCGGTTGCTTTTTATCCTAACAGCACTACTTCGGTTCAGGAAAATGATTTAAACAATATCAGCGTTTATCCTAACCCTGCCAGCGACAGGTTTTTTGTGAACAATAACAACGATGCTGAAATTACCACCGTTGAAATACTTGATATAACCGGTAAATCGGTGCTATCTACCCCATATACAGCAGGTAACGGAGTTTCTACATCAGAACTTCCTGCCGGCATTTATATGGTACGTATTTGGAGTGGCGAGCTTGCAATTGGTACGCAACGTATCAACATTGTAAAGTAA
- a CDS encoding saccharopine dehydrogenase, with product MRKILLIGAGKSSSYLVKYLSDHSQAENWQVVVADANKKQAEAITAKLANCIPIAFNATDEKEREQYIKDSDIVISLLPATLHSLIAEDCIKYGKHLVTASYTSPEMKGLSDAAKKADLVFLTEMGLDPGIDHMSAKKLIDAIAEDGGEVTVFKSYCGGLIAPESDDNPWNYKVTWNPRNVVLAGQGTSRYLDDGQIKYVPYSRVFSQIEKIKVPGEGGYDAYVNRDSLKYIDPYGIKNAKTVLRGTLRHKGFCKKWNCLVALGITDDSFVIEDASELTYKQFASSFLPAKSELDAFLWKNFEIEKGDKEYKAIDWLGLLSDEKIGMTYVTPAQILQKLLEKKLKLKPKDKDMIVMYHEIHCKKGKKESIIQSSLEVKGENNQYTAMAKTVGLPLAMATKLILNNKVKSRGVIIPVHKEIYIPVLKELEQYGVKFVEKSGNKKKGFSANFKLF from the coding sequence ATGCGTAAAATCCTGCTCATAGGAGCTGGCAAATCATCTTCGTATCTTGTCAAGTATCTTTCAGACCATTCGCAGGCTGAAAACTGGCAGGTTGTTGTTGCCGATGCAAATAAAAAACAAGCGGAAGCAATCACGGCTAAATTAGCTAATTGCATCCCCATTGCCTTTAATGCCACTGACGAGAAAGAGCGAGAGCAATATATAAAAGATTCTGATATAGTTATATCTCTGCTGCCTGCTACACTGCACAGCCTGATTGCTGAAGACTGTATAAAGTACGGCAAACATCTTGTAACTGCATCGTACACAAGCCCTGAAATGAAAGGCTTATCGGATGCGGCCAAAAAAGCTGATTTAGTTTTCTTAACTGAGATGGGCCTTGACCCCGGTATTGATCACATGAGCGCCAAAAAGCTGATTGATGCAATAGCCGAAGATGGGGGAGAGGTTACCGTGTTTAAATCGTATTGCGGGGGCTTAATAGCACCTGAAAGCGACGATAATCCGTGGAACTATAAAGTAACCTGGAACCCAAGAAATGTGGTGTTGGCCGGACAAGGTACCTCTCGCTATTTGGATGATGGGCAGATAAAGTATGTGCCTTACAGCCGCGTGTTTTCACAAATCGAAAAAATAAAAGTACCCGGCGAAGGTGGTTATGATGCCTATGTAAACCGAGACTCGCTTAAATACATCGACCCTTACGGGATAAAAAATGCAAAAACTGTTTTGCGCGGAACACTTCGCCACAAAGGATTTTGCAAAAAATGGAATTGTTTGGTGGCATTAGGCATTACCGATGATTCTTTTGTGATTGAGGATGCTTCAGAGCTTACCTACAAACAATTTGCAAGCTCGTTTTTACCTGCTAAATCTGAACTTGATGCCTTTTTGTGGAAGAATTTTGAAATAGAAAAGGGCGATAAAGAGTACAAAGCAATTGATTGGCTTGGTTTGTTGAGTGATGAAAAGATAGGGATGACTTATGTAACGCCTGCTCAAATTTTGCAGAAGTTGCTTGAGAAAAAGCTTAAACTAAAACCCAAAGACAAGGATATGATTGTGATGTATCATGAGATACATTGCAAAAAAGGCAAGAAAGAAAGTATTATTCAATCGAGTCTTGAGGTGAAGGGAGAAAACAACCAATACACCGCAATGGCAAAAACGGTGGGTTTACCGCTGGCTATGGCTACCAAGCTGATACTGAATAATAAGGTAAAATCGCGCGGGGTTATTATACCCGTTCATAAAGAGATTTATATCCCTGTGCTAAAAGAGCTTGAACAATACGGAGTTAAGTTTGTAGAGAAAAGCGGTAATAAGAAAAAAGGTTTTTCAGCTAACTTTAAATTATTTTAG
- a CDS encoding DUF349 domain-containing protein, which yields METLNPQEELDRINLEVADTHEDLGDEPVQENLTYEISTDHDDDTVDYGTLGKEELVELAIKAAAQEDLKDAGEIMRNIRPLLDNIFADEYNAALAAFIEEGNDKDSFEYKGDGLKEKFFEAYKALQRRRAQEREKAEQEKTKNLAAKRTILEKLKHLTESDETANSLEEVKELQREWKKIRVVPQEFVQELWDSYRFYLDKFYDNVSINNELKELDRKKNLENKIELCKKVGELQEEKSIKKALILLNKLHEEWKNIGPVPKEFAEEIWKRFKEASDLVYEQKKGEIAKLQEVREQNLQLKTAICEKLELLVSTTPAKPKEWIEMTKQVNDLFDEWRKIGKVPREQNDSIWARFRDLRNGFFNDKNAFFRKLNAEKTENLAKKTAICERAEALKESEDWQGAANQLKKMQEEWRKIGPAPEKVSDAIWKRFRAACDNFFNRKEEHFKGQKEEQQGNLQKKTELLTQLEGLLQSEADTEAAFAQARQIQKEWGEVGFVPFDSKKDIQARFSDAMDKLYKKLKRNPEEMSEARLKEHYEELSRMPDANTKLKNEERRVREKIKFLRGDIETLENNIGFFRQGNTKGSSNPFVKQIEEKINKASGQLARLERELKVIRSLA from the coding sequence ATGGAGACTCTGAACCCACAGGAAGAACTGGACAGGATAAACCTAGAAGTTGCCGATACCCACGAGGATTTAGGCGATGAGCCGGTGCAGGAAAACCTTACTTATGAAATTAGTACCGACCATGATGACGATACTGTTGACTACGGCACTTTAGGTAAGGAAGAATTGGTAGAACTTGCCATAAAAGCCGCTGCACAAGAAGATTTGAAAGATGCGGGTGAAATAATGCGCAACATTCGTCCACTGCTTGATAATATTTTTGCCGACGAGTATAATGCTGCCCTTGCCGCCTTTATTGAAGAAGGCAACGACAAGGATAGTTTTGAATATAAGGGCGACGGACTAAAGGAGAAGTTTTTTGAAGCTTATAAAGCTTTGCAACGCCGCCGTGCCCAAGAACGCGAAAAAGCAGAACAGGAAAAAACTAAAAACCTTGCTGCTAAACGCACCATACTTGAGAAACTAAAACATCTTACTGAAAGCGACGAAACAGCCAATAGCCTTGAAGAGGTAAAAGAACTTCAACGCGAATGGAAAAAAATACGCGTAGTGCCTCAGGAGTTTGTGCAAGAGTTGTGGGACAGCTACCGTTTTTATCTTGATAAATTTTACGACAATGTTTCTATCAACAATGAGTTGAAAGAACTTGACCGTAAGAAAAACCTTGAGAACAAGATTGAGCTTTGCAAAAAGGTAGGTGAGTTGCAGGAAGAAAAGTCGATTAAAAAGGCTTTGATACTGCTGAACAAATTACACGAAGAGTGGAAGAACATAGGACCTGTGCCTAAAGAGTTTGCCGAAGAAATTTGGAAACGATTTAAAGAGGCATCAGACCTTGTATACGAGCAGAAAAAAGGTGAGATAGCCAAGTTGCAAGAGGTGCGCGAGCAAAACCTGCAACTGAAAACAGCCATTTGTGAAAAACTGGAACTGTTGGTGAGCACTACTCCTGCTAAACCAAAAGAGTGGATTGAAATGACCAAACAAGTAAACGACTTGTTTGATGAGTGGCGTAAGATTGGTAAAGTTCCCCGCGAACAAAACGACAGTATTTGGGCGCGTTTCCGCGATTTACGCAACGGATTCTTTAATGATAAGAATGCGTTTTTCCGTAAGCTTAATGCTGAGAAAACTGAAAATCTTGCTAAGAAAACCGCTATTTGCGAACGTGCTGAAGCACTAAAAGAAAGCGAAGACTGGCAAGGTGCTGCCAACCAACTGAAAAAAATGCAGGAGGAATGGCGCAAAATAGGTCCCGCACCTGAAAAGGTATCGGACGCAATATGGAAACGTTTCCGTGCTGCCTGCGATAACTTCTTTAACCGCAAAGAAGAACACTTTAAAGGCCAAAAAGAGGAGCAACAAGGTAACTTGCAAAAGAAAACCGAATTGCTTACCCAGCTTGAAGGTTTGCTACAAAGCGAAGCCGATACTGAGGCTGCTTTTGCACAAGCCCGCCAAATACAAAAAGAGTGGGGCGAAGTTGGCTTTGTACCTTTTGACAGTAAAAAAGACATCCAAGCCCGCTTTAGCGATGCGATGGATAAGCTGTACAAGAAGCTGAAACGCAACCCTGAAGAAATGAGCGAAGCAAGGCTGAAAGAGCATTACGAAGAACTTTCGAGAATGCCTGATGCAAACACCAAGCTTAAAAACGAAGAGCGCAGGGTGCGCGAAAAAATTAAGTTTTTGCGCGGCGATATTGAAACGCTTGAAAACAACATCGGGTTCTTCCGCCAAGGGAATACCAAAGGCAGCAGCAACCCGTTTGTGAAGCAAATTGAGGAGAAGATAAATAAAGCCAGCGGACAACTTGCACGCCTTGAGCGCGAGTTGAAAGTAATCCGCTCGCTTGCCTAA